Genomic segment of Streptomyces alboniger:
GATTCCGGTCAACCCTTATGACGTGACAGCGACGGCGGAGGCGTTGCACGCGGGGCTTTCTATGCCGGTCGGGGAGCGGGCCGAGCGGACCAAGCGGCTCGCCGCGGCGGCTACGGCGTTGCCGCCCGCGCAGTGGTTCCTGGACCAGCTGCACGCGCTGACCGGCGATCGTCCCTAGACCGCCGCTTCGCGGCGGGTGTCTCCCACCCACCCACCCGTTTGCCCCGCGCTATCAGGCTAGGTGGCGTGCGAGGGCGTTGAGGAGAGCCACCACTCCGCCGGGGCCGTCCACCACCAGGTCGGCCCGGTCGGAGAGTTCCGTGACCTCCGCGCTGCCGCTGCACACCAGCAGGCCCGCCATGCCGTCCGAGCGGAGCTTCTCGACGGCGGCGAAGGCGGGCAGGTCGCCCAGGTCGTCACCGGCGTAGAGCACGGACTCCGCGCCGACCTCCCGCAGGTACGCGGCGAGGGCCACGCCCTTGTCCATGCCCGGCGGGCGCAGCTCCAGGACCATGCGGCCCGGCTCGACGATCAGGCCGTGCCGGTGCGCCAGCTCGGCGAGCGGTGCGCGCAGCGCGTCGAAGGCGGCCTGCGGGTCCCGCGCGCGGCGCGTGTGGACCGCCACCGCGCGGCCCTTCTCCTCTATCCAGGTGCCGCGCCAGGCGTCGATCGCGTCGAGGAACCCGGGAAGCTCGGCGCGCACGGCAGCGACCCCGGGGTGCGGCTCGGCCGCCTGGACGGTGCCGGTGACCGCGTCCCAGCGCTCGGCGCCGTAGTGCCCGAGGACCACGAGGTGTTCGAGGCCCGGCACGCCCGCGAAGCCGCCGTAGCGCACGGCGACGCCCGCCGGGCGGCCCGTGACCACGGCGACGGACCGCAGGCGCGGGGCGAGCGCGGCGAGCGCGGGCACGGCGTCCGGGTGGGCGCGGGCCTGCTCGGGGTCGGGCACGATCGCGGCGAGCGTGCCGTCGAAGTCGAGGGCCACGACGGACCGGTCGGGCCGCGCGAGAAGCGCGGCGAGGCCGTCCCGCCCGGCGGACGTCACGGGTTCGGGCAGGCCGGGACGTCCGGCCCGGTCGGGCTGCGCGTACGTAGGGTCACCCATGGGCCCGACCTTAACCGCGTCAGCGCTCGTCGCGCCGTGACTCCCGTACCCGGCGCAGTCGATTGACCGTAATCGGGTCGTGCGCGAGGGCGCGGGGGTCGTCGAGGAGGGCGTTCAGGAGCTGGTAGTAGCGCACGGGGACCATGCCAAGCTCCTCGCGGACGGCACGTTCCTTGGCGCCCGGACCCGGCCAGGCGCGCCGTTCGAGGGCGAGTACGGCGCGATCGCGCGCGGAGAGGCCCTCAGCGGGTTCCTGGTCGGTCATGCGGCCACGCTATTCCGCGTTCTCCGCGGTCGCCGCCTTGTTCTGGATCTGGCCGAGGATCGAGGAGGGGTTGCCGTTCTTGTCGACGGTCCTGCCGATGTTCTGCTTGATGGACGCCGAGACCTGCGCCCACGACGTCTTGCCCACCGGGTAGAGCTGCGAGGTCGGCAGCTCCTTGAGGAACTTGCCCAGCTCGGTGTGGCCGCGGTCCTTGGCCATCGCCTCGGAGGCGGAGTTCGTCACGGGCAGGATGTCGTACTCGTTGGAGAAGTCGAGCACGTTCTTCTCGCTGTAGACGTAGTCGAGGAACTTGCCGGCCTCCTTGCGGTGGCCGTTCTGCTTGAACGCCATCATCCAGTCGGCGACGCCCATCGTGGCCTGCGCCTTGCCGTTGACGCCGGGCGCCGGCACCATGCCGAACTTCACGCCCTTCTTGGCGGCCATCTTCATCAGCGTGGGGTGGCCGTTGAGCATGCCGACGTCGCCGCGCGAGAACGCCGCGAACGCCTCGGCGCGGTTCATCTTGGCGGGGGGCGTCGGTCCGGTCAGGCCCTTGCCGACGAGTTCGTCCCTGAGCCAGGCGAACGTCTTGGCGTTCTGCTTGGAGTCGATGTCGTACGAGCCGACCTCGTCGGTGTAACCGCCGCCGCCGCTGAGCATCCACATCAGCGTCTCGGCGGGCGCCTCCTCGGGACCGAGCGGCAGCGCGTACGGGATCTTCACGCCGCGCGCCTTGAGCGCCTTGGCGGCGCTCTGGAGTTCGCCCCAGGTCCGCGGCGGGGTGAGGTGCGCGTCCTTGAAGAGCTTGGTGTTGTAGAAGAGCAGGCGCGTGGAGGAGGCGAACGGCATGC
This window contains:
- a CDS encoding ABC transporter substrate-binding protein, encoding MAGVLAGCGGPGDSGDVTLKLVAADYGDSAANSSKKYWAKVVEGFEKDNPGIDVEVTVHSWNDVDREVKEMVKKGEAPDLAQIGAYADYAAQDKLYEADELLSIATQADFMTPLARAGEVHRIQYGMPFASSTRLLFYNTKLFKDAHLTPPRTWGELQSAAKALKARGVKIPYALPLGPEEAPAETLMWMLSGGGGYTDEVGSYDIDSKQNAKTFAWLRDELVGKGLTGPTPPAKMNRAEAFAAFSRGDVGMLNGHPTLMKMAAKKGVKFGMVPAPGVNGKAQATMGVADWMMAFKQNGHRKEAGKFLDYVYSEKNVLDFSNEYDILPVTNSASEAMAKDRGHTELGKFLKELPTSQLYPVGKTSWAQVSASIKQNIGRTVDKNGNPSSILGQIQNKAATAENAE
- the otsB gene encoding trehalose-phosphatase, whose product is MGDPTYAQPDRAGRPGLPEPVTSAGRDGLAALLARPDRSVVALDFDGTLAAIVPDPEQARAHPDAVPALAALAPRLRSVAVVTGRPAGVAVRYGGFAGVPGLEHLVVLGHYGAERWDAVTGTVQAAEPHPGVAAVRAELPGFLDAIDAWRGTWIEEKGRAVAVHTRRARDPQAAFDALRAPLAELAHRHGLIVEPGRMVLELRPPGMDKGVALAAYLREVGAESVLYAGDDLGDLPAFAAVEKLRSDGMAGLLVCSGSAEVTELSDRADLVVDGPGGVVALLNALARHLA
- a CDS encoding DUF3263 domain-containing protein, which translates into the protein MTDQEPAEGLSARDRAVLALERRAWPGPGAKERAVREELGMVPVRYYQLLNALLDDPRALAHDPITVNRLRRVRESRRDER